The following coding sequences lie in one Crassostrea angulata isolate pt1a10 chromosome 10, ASM2561291v2, whole genome shotgun sequence genomic window:
- the LOC128165826 gene encoding alcohol dehydrogenase class-3-like yields MADTTGKVITCQAAVAWEAKKPLTLETVEVEPPRAGEVRIKVLYTGVCHTDAYLLDGFDPEGAFPIIMGHEGGGVVESVGEGVTSVQPGDHVIPLYIPQCNECKFCKSPKTNLCGKIRATQGKGVMPDGTSRFKCKGKTLLHFMGCSTFSQYTVVTEISVTKVNPAAPLDKVCLLGCGISTGYGAALNTAKVEPGSTCAIWGLGAVGLAVAMGCKEAGAKRIIGVDINPDKFELGKKFGLTEGVNPKDFNKPIQEVLVEMTDGGLDYTFECIGNVACMRAALESCHKGWGVSTIIGVAAAGQEISTRPFQLVTGRVWKGTAFGGWKSRESVPKLVDSYMNKKLLVDEFVSHNLNLDQINEAFDLMHAGKSVRTVVKL; encoded by the exons GTTATCACATGTCAAGCTGCTGTGGCTTGGGAGGCTAAGAAGCCCCTTACCCTGGAGACGGTAGAGGTGGAGCCCCCTAGGGCAGGGGAAGTCCGCATTAAG GTGCTGTACACTGGGGTGTGCCACACTGACGCCTACCTGCTGGATGGATTTGACCCTGAGGGGGCTTTCCCCATCATTATGGGACATGAAGGCGGGGGAGTGGTGGAGAGTGTCGGGGAGGGAGTCACCTCTGTACAGCCAG GCGACCATGTGATTCCTCTGTACATCCCTCAGTGTAACGAGTGCAAGTTCTGTAAATCTCCAAAGACCAACCTCTGTGGCAAGATCAG ggCAACCCAGGGTAAAGGAGTGATGCCGGACGGAACTTCTCGCTTCAAGTGTAAGGGGAAGACCCTGTTGCACTTCATGGGATGTAGCACATTCAGCCAATACACGGTTGTCACAGAGATCTCTGTAACTAAG GTGAACCCTGCTGCTCCCTTGGACAAAGTGTGTCTGCTGGGCTGTGGAATCTCCACTGGTTACGGAGCTGCCCTCAACACAGCTAAG GTAGAGCCAGGCTCCACCTGTGCTATCTGGGGCCTGGGAGCCGTAGGTCTGGCTGTTGCTATGGGGTGCAAGGAGGCTGGGGCCAAGAGGATTATAGGCGTGGATATCAACCCAGACAAGTTTGAGTTAG GTAAGAAGTTTGGACTGACTGAGGGTGTGAATCCCAAGGACTTCAACAAACCGATACAGGAGGTGCTGGTGGAGATGACAGATGGGGGGCTGGATTACACCTTCGAATGTATCGGAAATGTGGCATGTATG AGAGCCGCCCTGGAGTCCTGTCATAAAGGCTGGGGTGTGTCCACCATTATCGGAGTCGCTGCAGCAGGGCAGGAAATATCCACCCGCCCTTTCCAACTTGTCACAGGCCGAGTCTGGAAGGGGACTGCTTTTGGAG GCTGGAAAAGTCGAGAGAGTGTTCCAAAACTGGTGGACAGTTACATGAACAAGAAACTTCTGGTTGACGAGTTTGTATCACATAACCTTAACTTGGACCAGATCAATGAAGCCTTTGACCTAATGCATGCTGGGAAGAG TGTTAGAACTGTGGTGAAGTTGTGA
- the LOC128165824 gene encoding NFX1-type zinc finger-containing protein 1-like, producing MWGNTTNKRTRNHEYDIHSAKRRRPEEWTGNINTQRRDIPTKPTNNVWSNNRIQIYSRETPGSPRATTYNNETMSKSATYENHQIGRTRTTSGYNPSDLSSSDRYPGRQRNSTRNGLQYNKQLHDGESSNSNRKSSEQFKGKRRLHMDENDDYKVSKKDQGPKRREGICTSAKKNCNTLTYRVNDFRNYGFLESRDNFLKRFERIKNIKDFQDGEYEDFKSLLGSAESFSKENLWCLMKILSHLLQECNTELCEKLLENDVFNKKELMAYITELLCRELSGPDIIFLRNSSEVLIALSLETTTEARKVRTFLSLLISLTEKLEKNAMLSKKSISSISLKEIKGMLESGKKGKTTFSDSLREKLYNLVNFKILPTSEMIRDKILPIFEPRQLERASRSQTHYLVEQFYLFLEDFIGPLREGIQNYINFVTSDDRISNRRFRDENIRAYEGVHILERKCVPNAGVVIEVQFETKGLKRVQWDICNFLQYGNIVCLTYGECNVLLYALIAERNIKKLNKGMISLSLVEDDFQSVEKMMEKANKNIVMLESKAFYTAYRHTLESMKSIARKMYINPEYAIIPFSEHIVELKINIMEPAYCKRKNGEDLYVNFNCLLQNDIAGKSYNSVSLMDVTEWPSPRELGMDEQQYAALQLCLTRKLGILQGPPGTGKTWMGLRVVQFLLNNNCGFVDSEKRPILLLSYTNHALDQIFDALFDVDSLLGLFSAGEIPFVRVGSRSNVERIQQCTLTEHRKRMKPCNSKIYLKKAMKLKQDLFEIELWLNKIKTSIVSPSFLFEQGCMIENHKQSFESIKSVCNQPTAKNDVATVLKWLEIDACDRHFQGLSRGTYVDDNSNTNLLGFDEDDEDILRTRFLTRIVDDADDFVFNEKDCLSKVLSKLIISEELILPKDERNMFPFWRSYTRQERGKILKHVSLRLRLDTSMSIDEEERKQDVWTFEVDERWRLYKAWIQKLRIKIEQRKKELMHDFEVENNKYMIEKQMENTEIVSRCSLVGMTTTGAAQNIDLLRQVQPRIVVVEEAAQVFEQHIIGCLTEGLQHLILIGDHQQLRPPINNYKLSKSHKTDVSMMERLVMNGMPFVCLSQQHRMRPEISSLLTPTIYKTLKDHSSVLNYENVRGFKHNIYFLDHTHPESQTEFSTSHMNEFEAKMIVRLFRYLVLQGYSRTQITILSTYNDQVKLIRDNMKNLTETKDSATQRVTITAVDNFQGEENEIILLSLVRGNDEKKIGHLHDIKRICVSLSRAKQGFYVVGNFQTIRKSQTWNKIISKAESNGICGPYLPLQCVNHPDTITKVSKPDDFDNAPEGGCNEPCGFQHECGHVCNLKCHADRSFHDMPCKKICDKIVCKNGHKCKKVCSHPQSCGPCNVKKLKVYPICKHEVKVDCSVDLETIPCQKPCDKLYPCGHRCLQNCGNICRPDQCDVKTRATHPRCGHEISVQCCKLSNLNEERCHQRCKSILPCGHVCKGDCCSCSSGRLHVVCEEFCQRVLVCGHSCNSKHSCSTICPPCNERCPSGCDHLAKGGCPKKCGEKCIDCREPCLWICDKDCKNQYRCTKLCFEECDRSRCNNRCKKILPCRHRCVGLCGEPCPNLCRRCNKDELTTIFLGNEDEPSALYIQLADCHHVFEFNDFDKYMEMEKENDMNSTPESFVIKLIRCPKCQTPIRRGRRYKDVLNQNLKNIKDVKEAIEKERRNELETKTVEENLNFAKAVKYLTSILPNCPYKLDFSNKKAEKLFIFFVTKFHEGFLKDVKESIDKIEIVEQFHILLKWLMRHKHNVFAESDVHDFSYEVDRLFLFVDFTLLMRELDSKNQVPEEERQLIKHQRDKLFWPNQKLSDENLIVTRDTLKNMRDKHPRAGLGISDEERRMILKAFSYSKKGHWYKCKNGHIYSIGDCGGAMIESRCPDCNETIGGARHQLRSDNQVAGEMDGATHSAWSEQANMGNYVF from the exons ATGTGGGGAAACACAACAAATAAACGGACACGGAATCATGAATATGATATACACTCTGCAAAAAGAAGGAGGCCAGAAGAATGGACTGGAAACATAAATACACAAAGGCGTGATATACCTACGAAACCAACAAACAATGTTTGGTCCAATAACCGTATTCAAATTTATTCTCGGGAGACACCTGGCTCACCAAGAGCAACTACTTACAACAATGAAACCATGTCAAAGTCAGCTACCTATGAAAACCACCAAATCGGTAGGACGAGAACAACCAGTGGTTATAATCCATCAGACCTCTCATCCTCTGATCGTTATCCGGGAAGGCAGAGAAATTCAACAAGAAATGGGTTACAATACAACAAACAGCTTCATGATGGTGAATCATCGAACTCAAATCGAAAAAGTTCAGAACAATTTAAAGGTAAAAGGAGATTGCATATGGATGAAAACGATGATTACAAAGTAAGTAAAAAAGACCAGGGACCAAAACGCAGAGAAGGAATCTGCACGAGTGCCAAGAAAAACTGTAACACTCTTACGTATCGCGTTAACGATTTTCGAAACTATGGATTTCTAGAAAGTAGAGATAACTTTTTAAAGCGCtttgaaagaataaaaaatatcaaagatttTCAAGATGGAGAATACGAAGATTTCAAGTCTTTACTTGGGTCAGCTGAGAGTTTCAGCAAAGAAAATCTATGgtgtttaatgaaaattttaagtcatcTTTTGCAGGAGTGCAACACTGAGTTGTGCGAAAAATTACtagaaaatgatgtttttaataaaaaggaaCTAATGGCATATATTACAGAATTATTATGTCGTGAATTAAGCGGCCCTGATataatatttctgagaaattcatCAGAGGTATTGATCGCGCTGTCATTGGAAACCACAACAGAGGCAAGAAAGGTCCGAACATTCTTGAGTTTGCTAATTTCCCTGACTGAAAAACTGGAAAAGAACGCAATGCTTTcgaaaaaatcaatatcatcGATATCTCTAAAAGAAATCAAAGGAATGTTAGAGTCGGGCAAAAAAGGTAAAACAACTTTCTCTGACTCTCTGAGAGAGAAGCTGTATAATTtggtgaattttaaaatattaccgACAAGTGAAATGATTCGAGATAAAATTCTGCCAATTTTTGAACCAAGACAGTTAGAAAGAGCATCAAGATCACAGACACACTATCTTGTAGAGCAATTTTACCTTTTTCTAGAAGATTTTATTGGTCCATTACGTGAAGGGATACAAAACTATATAAATTTCGTAACGAGTGATGATCGCATCTCAAATAGAAGATTTAGAGATGAAAATATTAGAGCTTACGAAGGTGTGCATATTTTAGAGAGGAAATGCGTTCCCAATGCTGGTGTTGTGATTGAAGTACAGTTTGAAACAAAAGGATTGAAGAGAGTGCAATGGGATATCTGTAATTTTTTGCAGTACGGAAACATTGTTTGTTTAACGTATGGTGAATGCAACGTCTTATTATATGCTCTTATTGCCgaaagaaacataaaaaaattaaataaaggaATGATTTCTCTTAGTCTAGTTGAAGACGATTTCCAGTCAGTTGAAAAAATGATGGAGAAAGCAAATAAGAATATAGTCATGCTAGAGAGCAAAGCTTTTTACACTGCATATCGACACACACTTGAATCAATGAAGTCAATAGCAAGGAAGATGTATATAAATCCCGAGTATGCAATAATTCCTTTTTCAGAACATATAGTGGAGCTGAAGATTAATATTATGGAACCTGCGTactgcaaaagaaaaaatggTGAAGACttgtatgtaaatttcaattgtttacTCCAGAACGACATTGCCGGAAAGAGCTATAATAGTGTGTCATTAATGGATGTTACAGAATGGCCATCACCAAGAGAGTTGGGTATGGATGAACAACAATACGCTGCGCTTCAGCTCTGCCTTACTAGAAAACTAGGTATCCTGCAGGGACCCCCTGGAACAGGAAAAACATGGATGGGCTTGCGAGTCGTGCAGTTTTTGCTTAACAACAATTGTGGGTTTGTTGATTCTGAGAAAAGGCCAATCCTTCTCCTGAGTTACACTAATCATGCACTCGATCAGATTTTCGATGCTCTGTTTGATGTCGACAGTCTTCTTGGTCTGTTTTCAGCTGGAGAAATTCCATTTGTTCGTGTTGGATCGAGAAGTAACGTTGAAAGGATTCAGCAATGCACATTGACGGAACATAGAAAACGAATGAAGCCGTGTAACTCAAAGATTTACTTGAAAAAGGCCATGAAACTTAAAcaagatttatttgaaattgagcTGTggttgaataaaattaaaacgagCATTGTGTCTCCCTCTTTCTTGTTTGAACAAGGTTGCATGATTGAAAATCATAAACAATCTTTTGAATCTATTAAAAGTGTATGCAATCAACCCACAGCAAAAAACGATGTTGCTACTGTATTAAAATGGTTGGAAATAGATGCTTGTGACAGACATTTTCAAGGATTGTCGAGGGGAACATATGTTGATGACAATTCAAATACCAATCTATTGGGGTTTGATGAGGATGATGAAGATATATTGAGAACTCGATTCCTGACCAGAATAGTTGATGATGCAGATGATTTCGTATTCAACGAAAAGGATTGTCTTTCAAAGGTACTTTCGAAACTTATTATTTCTGAAGAACTCATTCTTCCTAAAGACGAAAGAAACATGTTTCCGTTTTGGAGATCTTATACCCGGCAAGAAAGggggaaaattttaaaacatgtatcaCTGCGTCTGCGTTTAGACACTTCAATGAGTATAGATGAGGAAGAAAGAAAACAGGATGTATGGACTTTTGAAGTAGATGAAAGATGGCGACTCTACAAGGCGTGGATACAAAAGCTTCGGATCAAAATTGAACAAAGGAAAAAAGAACTAATGCACGACTTTGAAGTAGAGaataataaatacatgataGAAAAACAGATGGAAAATACAGAAATAGTTTCAAGGTGTTCTCTTGTTGGCATGACAACAACAGGAGCTGCACAAAATATTGACCTCCTTCGTCAGGTCCAACCAAGGATTGTAGTTGTAGAAGAGGCGGCCCAAGTCTTTGAACAGCATATTATAGGGTGTCTCACTGAGGGCCTGCAACATCTGATTTTAATTGGCGATCACCAACAACTGCGACCGCCTATTAATAATTACAAGCTCTCCAAATCCCATAAAACAGACGTGTCAATGATGGAAAGACTTGTAATGAATGGAATGCCATTTGTTTGTCTGTCACAGCAGCATAGAATGCGCCCAGAAATTTCCTCACTTCTTACTCCGACCATATACAAGACTCTTAAAGACCACTCAAGTGTTTTGAATTATGAGAATGTACGAGGATTTAAACACAATATTTACTTTCTTGATCATACTCATCCGGAGAGTCAGACAGAATTTTCGACGAGTCATATGAATGAATTTGAGGCAAAAATGATTGTGCGGCTATTCCGCTATTTAGTGCTCCAAGGATATAGCAGAACACAAATTACTATTCTTTCGACCTACAACGATCAAGTAAAACTAATTagagataatatgaaaaatctgACCGAAACAAAGGATAGTGCAACACAAAGAGTTACAATTACGGCAGTAGACAATTTTCAAggagaagaaaatgaaataatctTATTGTCACTTGTTAGaggaaatgatgaaaaaaaaattggacatcTACACGACATTAAGAGAATTTGTGTTTCACTTTCCAGGGCAAAGCAGGGGTTTTACGTAGTCGGAAACTTTCAAACAATTCGAAAAAGCCAGACTTGGAATAAGATAATTTCCAAAGCAGAATCAAATGGAATATGTGGACCCTATCTACCCCTTCAGTGTGTCAATCACCCAGACACTATAACAAAGGTTTCCAAACCAGATGATTTTGACAATGCTCCAGAAGGAGGTTGTAATGAGCCTTGTGGTTTCCAGCATGAATGTGGTCATGTTTGCAACCTAAAGTGTCACGCTGATAGGTCTTTCCATGATATGCCatgcaaaaaaatatgtgataagaTTGTTTGTAAGAACGGACACAAATGCAAAAAAGTATGCTCTCATCCACAATCGTGTGGGCCTTGTAAcgttaaaaagttaaaagtgtACCCCATATGTAAACATGAAGTAAAAGTGGATTGTTCTGTAGATCTAGAAACCATTCCCTGTCAAAAGCCATGCGACAAACTATATCCTTGTGGTCACCGCTGCTTACAAAACTGTGGCAATATCTGTCGACCAGATCAATGCGACGTAAAGACACGGGCTACCCACCCAAGATGTGGCCATGAAATAAGCGTGCAGTGTTGCAAGCTTTCAAATCTCAACGAGGAACGTTGCCATCAGCGGTGCAAATCCATTCTCCCTTGTGGACATGTCTGTAAAGGTGATTGTTGCTCCTGTTCGAGCGGTAGGCTACATGTTGTATGTGAGGAATTCTGTCAAAGAGTTCTTGTATGTGGGCATTCTTGCAACAGTAAACATTCCTGCTCAACAATCTGTCCGCCTTGTAATGAACGTTGTCCCTCTGGATGCGATCATCTCGCAAAAGGTGGATGTCCCAAAAAATGTGGAGAGAAATGCATTGATTGTAGGGAACCTTGCCTTTGGATTTGCGATAAAGATTGTAAAAACCAGTATCGGTGTACGAAGTTATGTTTCGAGGAATGCGACAGAAGTCGTTGTAACAATAGatgcaaaaaaatattgccCTGTAGGCATCGTTGTGTAGGTTTATGTGGTGAGCCGTGTCCCAATCTTTGTAGGAGATGCAATAAAGATGAATTGACGACTATATTCTTAGGAAATGAGGACGAACCATCCGCCCTGTACATACAATTAGCGGATTGCCACCACgtgtttgaatttaatgatTTCGACAAATACATGGAAATGGAGAAAGAAAATGACATGAATTCAACCCCGGAAAGCTTTGTTATTAAATTAATACGTTGTCCTAAATGCCAAACGCCGATACGACGAGGTCGAAGatataaagatgttttaaaccagaatttaaaaaacatcaaGGACGTAAAAGAAGCTATTGAGAAAGAGAGGAGAAATGAATTAGAAACAAAGACTGTCgaagaaaatttgaattttgcaaaagCGGTCAAATATCTCACAAGTATACTTCCTAATTGTCCGTACAAGCTTGATTTTTCCAATAAGAAAGCAGAgaaattgttcatattttttgttACGAAATTCCACGAAGGATTCCTGAAAGATGTCAAGGAGTCAATAGATAAAATAGAAATAGTAGAACAATTTCATATCCTCTTAAAATGGTTGATGCGTCACAAACATAATGTATTTGCAGAAAGCGATGTTCACGATTTCAGTTATGAAGTAGATAGACTTTTTTTGTTCGTTGATTTTACTTTGCTTATGCGAGAACTTGATTCAAAAAACCAAGTGCCAGAGGAAGAAAGGCAATTAATAAAACACCAGAGAGATAAGCTCTTTTGGCCAAACCAAAAATTGTCAGATGAGAACCTGATAGTGACAAGAGATACATTGAAAAACATGCGAGATAAGCATCCAAGGGCTGGTCTGGGGATCTCGGATGAGGAGAGAAGGATGATCCTTAAGGCCTTCAGTTACAGCAAAAAGGGGCACTGGTACAAGTGCAAGAATG GTCACATATATAGTATTGGAGACTGCGGGGGTGCAATGATAGAATCGAGATGCCCGGATTGCAATGAGACTATTGGTGGGGCCAGACATCAGCTTCGGTCCGACAACCAGGTGGCCGGGGAAATGGACGGCGCGACACACTCAGCCTGGTCAGAGCAGGCTAACATGGGGAACTATGTCTTTTAA